The following are encoded together in the Phragmites australis chromosome 19, lpPhrAust1.1, whole genome shotgun sequence genome:
- the LOC133900566 gene encoding endonuclease III homolog 1, chloroplastic-like isoform X2, producing the protein MPLALLLSRIGLSLSPAAMSSTRSSSSRLVRADLGPGVREVKRESSVSFDTSKSESSASLKRKRVKREFEVNREHPKKQVGVVPDIEDFRYDKIKASASSTKEAPSLVEAPENWEAVLEGIKNMRLSGQAPVDTKGCEKAGSLLPPKERRFAVLISTMMSSQTKDGVTHAAVERLSENGLLDPDAIVRTDEATLANLIKPVGFYQRKAQFIKEASKICLERFGGDIPASLSELLALRGVGPKMAHLVMSIAWKNTQGICVDTHVHRISNRLGWVFREGTKQKTTTPEQTRMSLEKWLPKDEWEPINPLLVGFGQTICTPLRPKCDLCGINNICPSAFKESSSPNPKQKKTRSP; encoded by the exons ATGCCCCtcgctctcctcctctcccgcaTTGGCCTCTCCCTCTCGCCGGCCGCCATGTCCAGcacccgctcctcctcctccaggcTGGTCCGCGCCGACCTTGGCCCAG GTGTAAGAGAAGTGAAACGTGAATCCAGTGTTTCTTTTGACACTTCCAAGTCTGAATCGTCTGCTTCTCTGAAGAGGAAAAGGGTGAAGCGAGAGTTTGAAGTAAATCGGGAGCATCCTAAGAAGCAG GTTGGTGTTGTCCCTGACATTGAAGATTTTCGATATGACAAGATCAAAGCATCAGCATCCTCAACTAAGGAAGCACCATCTTTGG TTGAAGCTCCGGAAAACTGGGAAGCAGTTCTAGAAGGTATAAAAAACATGAGGTTATCTGGCCAAGCACCTGTAGACACGAAGGGCTGTGAAAAAGCTGGTTCTCTTCTTCCACCCAAG GAAAGAAGATTTGCAGTTCTGATATCAACTATGATGTCAAGTCAAACAAAAGATGGAGTTACACATG CTGCTGTGGAGCGTCTCTCTGAGAATGGTTTACTTGATCCTGATGCTATTGTCAGAACTGATGAGGCCACACTAGCGAATCTTATCAAACCT GTTGGATTCTATCAGAGAAAGGCTCAGTTCATAAAAGAAGCTTCTAAAATTTGCCTTGAACGATTTGGAGGGGATATTCCAGCTTCTCTGAGTGAGCTGCTTGCTCTGAGGGGAGTTGGCCCTAAAATGGCTCATTTG GTGATGAGCATTGCTTGGAAAAATACTCAAGGAATCTGCGTGGACACACATGTGCATCGTATTTCTAACCGTCTTGGGTGGGTTTTCCGAGAAGGAACAAAACAG AAAACTACAACACCAGAACAAACAAGAATGTCTCTTGAGAAGTGGCTACCCAAGGATGAGTGGGAACCTATAAACCCATTACTG GTTGGATTTGGGCAGACTATCTGTACTCCACTGAGGCCCAAATGTGACCTCTGTGGCATAAACAACATCTGCCCGTCAGCTTTTAAGGAGTCATCGAGTCCAAATCCGAAGCAAAAGAAAACGAGGTCTCCATAA
- the LOC133900566 gene encoding endonuclease III homolog 1, chloroplastic-like isoform X1, giving the protein MPLALLLSRIGLSLSPAAMSSTRSSSSRLVRADLGPGVREVKRESSVSFDTSKSESSASLKRKRVKREFEVNREHPKKQVGVVPDIEDFRYDKIKASASSTKEAPSLVRLEKKVRVSSVVKVEAPENWEAVLEGIKNMRLSGQAPVDTKGCEKAGSLLPPKERRFAVLISTMMSSQTKDGVTHAAVERLSENGLLDPDAIVRTDEATLANLIKPVGFYQRKAQFIKEASKICLERFGGDIPASLSELLALRGVGPKMAHLVMSIAWKNTQGICVDTHVHRISNRLGWVFREGTKQKTTTPEQTRMSLEKWLPKDEWEPINPLLVGFGQTICTPLRPKCDLCGINNICPSAFKESSSPNPKQKKTRSP; this is encoded by the exons ATGCCCCtcgctctcctcctctcccgcaTTGGCCTCTCCCTCTCGCCGGCCGCCATGTCCAGcacccgctcctcctcctccaggcTGGTCCGCGCCGACCTTGGCCCAG GTGTAAGAGAAGTGAAACGTGAATCCAGTGTTTCTTTTGACACTTCCAAGTCTGAATCGTCTGCTTCTCTGAAGAGGAAAAGGGTGAAGCGAGAGTTTGAAGTAAATCGGGAGCATCCTAAGAAGCAG GTTGGTGTTGTCCCTGACATTGAAGATTTTCGATATGACAAGATCAAAGCATCAGCATCCTCAACTAAGGAAGCACCATCTTTGG TTAGGTTGGAGAAAAAGGTCAGAGTCTCATCAGTTGTAAAAG TTGAAGCTCCGGAAAACTGGGAAGCAGTTCTAGAAGGTATAAAAAACATGAGGTTATCTGGCCAAGCACCTGTAGACACGAAGGGCTGTGAAAAAGCTGGTTCTCTTCTTCCACCCAAG GAAAGAAGATTTGCAGTTCTGATATCAACTATGATGTCAAGTCAAACAAAAGATGGAGTTACACATG CTGCTGTGGAGCGTCTCTCTGAGAATGGTTTACTTGATCCTGATGCTATTGTCAGAACTGATGAGGCCACACTAGCGAATCTTATCAAACCT GTTGGATTCTATCAGAGAAAGGCTCAGTTCATAAAAGAAGCTTCTAAAATTTGCCTTGAACGATTTGGAGGGGATATTCCAGCTTCTCTGAGTGAGCTGCTTGCTCTGAGGGGAGTTGGCCCTAAAATGGCTCATTTG GTGATGAGCATTGCTTGGAAAAATACTCAAGGAATCTGCGTGGACACACATGTGCATCGTATTTCTAACCGTCTTGGGTGGGTTTTCCGAGAAGGAACAAAACAG AAAACTACAACACCAGAACAAACAAGAATGTCTCTTGAGAAGTGGCTACCCAAGGATGAGTGGGAACCTATAAACCCATTACTG GTTGGATTTGGGCAGACTATCTGTACTCCACTGAGGCCCAAATGTGACCTCTGTGGCATAAACAACATCTGCCCGTCAGCTTTTAAGGAGTCATCGAGTCCAAATCCGAAGCAAAAGAAAACGAGGTCTCCATAA